The proteins below come from a single Melitaea cinxia chromosome 9, ilMelCinx1.1, whole genome shotgun sequence genomic window:
- the LOC123656314 gene encoding biogenesis of lysosome-related organelles complex 1 subunit 1, translating to MLSSLIKEHQTKQAAKRIVQEQKRKECIAAANDLTQALVDHLNVGVAQAYLNQKKLDAEAKLLHQGAINFAKQTQQWLALVENFSSALKEIGDVENWARSIENDMKIITDTLERAYQTTQEKPSSSQ from the exons ATGCTGTCTTCCTTAATAAAAGAACACCAAACTAAACAAGCAGCTAAGAGAATAGTGCAAG AGCAAAAACGCAAGGAATGTATCGCAGCTGCAAACGATTTAACTCAAGCACTTGTCGACCACTTGAATGTAGG agtAGCACAAGCCTATTTGAATCAAAAGAAACTAGACGCTGAAGCAAAATTATTGCATCAAGGTGCTATTAACTTTGCTAAACAGACACAACAATGGCTAGCATTAGTTGAAAATTTCAGCAGTGCCCTAAAAGAAATAGGTGATGTTGAGAATTGGGCTCGGAGCATTGAAAatgatatgaaaataattactgACACATTGGAAAGAGCTTATCAAACGACCCAAGAGAAACCAAGCTCTAGTCAATAa